From the Juglans microcarpa x Juglans regia isolate MS1-56 chromosome 3D, Jm3101_v1.0, whole genome shotgun sequence genome, the window gattaaaaactaCTTTTGGGGGAAAATACACTTTCTACACTTCAACTGGTAAGCATTTTACCTTTTCACCTAAATTACAAAACGTGATGTGTTACACTCTCTACCGACCAAAACTTGACAAGTAGCGTCCGTCcaattttgtttattaattaagatgatgaaaataGGTGAAATGACACAATCttgcaattttttgtttttaatttgagaATGCAATGTGTAAGTGTTGATAGCTTGGAATGTAAAGAGTCGAATCTCTTTTAGTTGGAGGGTGAAAAATGCATTTTCCTTATACTTCTGCAATTCAAATAACTTCTTTTATCTCCGCTGCAGAAAGGACTTCGCAACATATGCTGAGACATGCTTTCAGAAATTTGGTGACAGGGTGAAACATTGGATCACATTCAATGAGCCCCATACATTTGTTATCCAAGGGTATGACGTGGGTCTCCAGGCACCGGGACGGTGCTCCATTGTGCTTCACATTTTGTGTAGCGCAGGAAACTCTGCAACTGAGCCTTACATTGTTGCCCACAATGTTCTCCTTTCTCATGCAAATGCGGCACAAATATACAGAAGAAAATACAAGGTACGATGATGGCTACCATATCACATCACCGTCATAAGAATGACATTGGTTTTGGGTGAAGTGGAATAGATGTCAAGgtaaaatggaagaagaaacaaatCAAAACGTGATCCTCTTCAACTAAATCAGAAGTAGGAACTAGGAAGAGCTGATGGAAGATGAAGTCGATGCAAAACCTGTACTGGTTATTCAGAGCACTTCAAGACTTTCATTCATGCCATGCTCATATGCATTTCTTGGCAGAATTCATGATTAGCTTCATTTAAACAAAACTAGCTAAGTCCTAATGCTCCAAATCATTGTGCAGTCAAAACAGCATGGATCTGTCGGGATATCTTTCGATGTTCAGTGGTATGAACCAGCAACAAACTCCACAGAAGACATTGAAGCTACTCAAAGAGCCCAAGATTTTCAGCTTGGCTGGTAACGTTTAATCATCCAACATATATTAAGTTAAAGAGACTtgaaggaagagagaaagaaagggatATTTTTTTGGCTATTGGACAGGCAGTGTCGTTAATTTTACTGATAATCCCTGTAGATAACTGCTGCTATCATCAGCGAATTTTGTTCTGCCATGAGAAGCAGAGTAGAGCTATGCAGTTACTCAATGGaattataatgttatatttgCAGGTTTATTGAGCCTTTGATCTTCGGGAATTATCCAAGCTCGATGAGAAATAGAGTTGGAAGCCGGCTGCCTGAATTTTCTAAATCCGACGTTTCTCTTCTCAAGGGTTCTTTAGATTTTGTTGGCATAAATTACTATACTACATATTATGCAAAAATTAATTCGAGTAATTTTATTGGTGACCTATTAAACGACTCCATTGCGGACTCTGGTGCCATTACACTTCGTAAGTTAACGATGAACCCTTTATTTATTggtcttaatattttatagactCAACTTAGATGTTTCGATAGTTAAGAATCATCTACTTCATTAATTTTCTGCTTCTACTGTGTCATGTTTTTGTCTTTGCTTTCAGCATTGAGAAATGGGATACCTATTGGAGACAGGGTATGTAATATAAGTATGAATGGTGGATGAATGTATAGATTTTAAGTAAAGACAAGTGACATGCATGACATGATAGAGTGCCAAACAGCATTGATCTAGCTGGATCAAGGTCTCCTCAAGTTCTTGCCTGAAGTTGAGGGCCTCAAAATGGGggaaaaataaacacataaatagCCCTACATTACTTATTGTTCATTTAATGCTGACCAAAATATTTGCCTAGCTGCTCATTTAGATGAGCAACAACAAATGATGTAGAACTCATTTGATGTGTCTATCTCTCTCCTATTGAGATCCTCAAGTTCTGGTAAGAACTTGAGCAGACAAGAACTTGACGGGATGTTTTTCCAAACTAGCTTAGatcaatttgttttttagaaGTTATTCCAATTTTCCTTTCCCTTTGGAAGTTTTTCTGGACTTTGTGAGAGCAGAAAAATATAAAGCCTCTATCTGTCATGCAAGCATTGTTCTTAATGGTTTAGTTTGCCTAGCTAACTGATTAGATATTGTCCATGATAAATTGCAGGCCAATTCCATATGGTTATTCATAGTTCCTCATGGGATCAGAAGCTTAATGAATTACATCAAGCAAAAGTATGGAAACCCTCTGGTTCTTATCACTGAAAATGGTAATTCTCTATAAATTCTCCCCCAACTGccacaatgaaaaaataaaagaaaataaaaccaaggAAGTTTCCATATCCCAATGAAAACTAAGTAGCAACACTTTCTTAAATAGCATTGGAAGGGAAAGTGAAAGAACTGTTCTCAGATTTGAGCATATTTACCCTTATCAATGCTTCAGTTATGACAAAAAAATCAATGAgaaatcttctttttcttggttgAACAGGGATGGATGATCCAAACGACCAACTTATCCCCCTCAAAGATGCTCTAAAGGATGAGAAAAGGATCAAATATCACCACGACCATCTAACGAACCTGCTTGCTTCAATCAAGTATGAAGTAATGACTACTTACATTTAGGTACATATAAGTTCACTGTCATATGTTGATAGAATCCAACATGTTTTACTTTGATGATGCAGGGAAGATGGCTGCAATGTTAAAGGGTATTTTGCATGGTCTTTATTGGATAACTGGGAGTGGGCAGCTGGATTCACTTCCCGATTTGGTCTCTATTTTGTTGATTATAATGACAATCTCAAGAGATATCCAAAGGACTCTGTTCAATGGTTTAAGAACTTTTTGACATCCAC encodes:
- the LOC121256751 gene encoding LOW QUALITY PROTEIN: beta-glucosidase 40-like (The sequence of the model RefSeq protein was modified relative to this genomic sequence to represent the inferred CDS: inserted 1 base in 1 codon); its protein translation is MLRRGIALVILHVVVCGIQICSSEITRGSFPKGFVFGTASAAFQYEGAVKEDGRGPTIWDTFSHKFGKISDFSNADVAVDQYHRYNEDIQLMKDMGLDAYRFSIAWSRIFPNGSGEINQAGVDHYNNLINALLAKGIEPYVTLYHWXLPQALEDKYNGWLNPQIIKDFATYAETCFQKFGDRVKHWITFNEPHTFVIQGYDVGLQAPGRCSIVLHILCSAGNSATEPYIVAHNVLLSHANAAQIYRRKYKSKQHGSVGISFDVQWYEPATNSTEDIEATQRAQDFQLGWFIEPLIFGNYPSSMRNRVGSRLPEFSKSDVSLLKGSLDFVGINYYTTYYAKINSSNFIGDLLNDSIADSGAITLPLRNGIPIGDRANSIWLFIVPHGIRSLMNYIKQKYGNPLVLITENGMDDPNDQLIPLKDALKDEKRIKYHHDHLTNLLASIKEDGCNVKGYFAWSLLDNWEWAAGFTSRFGLYFVDYNDNLKRYPKDSVQWFKNFLTST